The genomic region ATACCAATAACCAACGGCCTGAAAAGTACCATGGTGCCGGTCAGGGTAATTCGCAGGGAAATGGTGCAATTGCCGAGCGGCACTTTTGATGCCTACTTGCTGGAGCCTGAAACCACCCGCCTTGGAGGGGTATTCAGAAAAAGCAAGAATCCTAAGATTCAGGTGTGGTTGTCAGCTGACAAAAGACGACTTCCGGTAAAAATCAAGATCAAAGTCCTTCTCGGCAGCATCATTTGTGAACTCACATCTTTTGAGGAGCACTAATTATGGATATTTCTATATCAGGCACGCCTGTAATTTGAAATAGCCTAGTTCAAGAAAAGCGTTGCCAGGTATTCACATAGAAAAGTGATGAAACAGGGTCTGCCGGTAGACATGATGACAACCAACTCATTATAAAAACAAGAAGAACCTCGACTCAGTGCCGGTATTTCATACGGTTCAATTAAACGCGATCTAGTA from Deltaproteobacteria bacterium harbors:
- a CDS encoding DUF3108 domain-containing protein, with protein sequence IPITNGLKSTMVPVRVIRREMVQLPSGTFDAYLLEPETTRLGGVFRKSKNPKIQVWLSADKRRLPVKIKIKVLLGSIICELTSFEEH